AAAGGTATTATAATTTGCTCCGGGGTGATTTTTTGTTTATCAAATTTTTCTGTAAACTCTATTAAAGCCTTATCTTTTTCTTCTTTTACCTTTTTTATAATCTCTTTTACGATAGGTTCATACTGCTCTACTTCTATATCACTTCTTTTTATCAGATTTTCCACTTCTTTATTATTAAGTAAAAATTTACCTTTTAAATTTATTATTTTCATAACTTTAACTCCACTATCTTAAAATATATGTAAAAATTTTAGCATAAAAAGAGTTATTGCATTCTTGATTTTCTTAACTTATCATTTATATATGATAAATTTAAAAATGGAGGCTAAAAATGGAAGTTATCTTAATATTTCTAATTATATTCATCGTATTTTTAATTATCAATGGTGTAAAAGTAGTTCCTCAAAAGGAAGCATGGGTTGTAGAAAGATTTGGTAAATATAATAGAACCTTAGAAGCCGGTCTTAATTTTATTATTCCTTTTATTGATTATGTTAGGGCTAAGGTTTCTTTAAAAGAGCAGGTAATAGAGATTCCACCTCAAGAAGTTATTACAAAAGATAATGTGCTGGTTAGCATAGATACAGTTTGCTATTTTACTATAATTGACCCTGTCGCTGCTACTTACAATATAGAAAGATTAGTTTATGCTATTATTCAAACAGTCCAAACAAATCTAAGAGATATTGTAGGTTCTATGGAACTTGATGAGATATTGTCTTCAAGAGAAAAGATAAATGCAAAAATAAAAGAAAGCTTACAAGGTGCTTCTAAAAGCTGGGGAGTATTGATAAATAGGGTTGAAGTAAAAGAGATAAAACCACCTAAGAATATAGCCGATGCAATGAGCATGTTAATAGAAGCAGATAGAAAGAAAAGAGCTATGATATTAGAAGCAGAAGGAAAAAGAAGGTCTCAAGAGCTTGAAGCAGAAGGATTTAAACTCGCCAAGATGCAAGAAGCAGAAGCAATAGAAAGAATAGGACAGGCTCAGGCAAATGCTGTCAGAAGTGTAAGAGAAGCTGTAAATGACCCACAACTTGCAGGTTTATTACTACTTGGAGATAATTATATAAAAGCATTGGAAGAACTTTCAAAAAGTAATAACTCTAAGATTATAGTTTTACCTGCTTCTGTTGAAGGTTTACTTAATTTAATTGGAAAAGATAAAAGAGAATAAAGATGGAAAAATATCAATTATTTATAGTTTTGGGAATACTGCTTATTATAATAGATAGTTTTATTTTGTCTTTTTTCCTTATACCTATCGGCGTTGGATTTATAACAGGAGGCATATTTTATTATTTTTATCCTGAAATATTTGGATTTTTCATAGGTTTTTTAATAGGGGTAATACCGGCTACATATTTTAGCATAAAATACTCTAAGAAATTAAAAAATAAAGTAAGTGATATTAGGGAACTGATAGGAAAAGAAGGTTATGTAGTTCGGCAGATAGATGAATTTACCTACCTTGTAAGATTTCCTATGGGAGTAGGAGGAGAGGAGCTCTGGAATGGATATTCTGAAGAAAAATTAAATTTTGGAGATAAGGTAAAAGTTATAAAAATTGAAGGTAATAAAATTATTGTTAAAAAAGAAAAGACAGATTGATTTTTTGTAAAAAAATCTAAAATTTATAATAAAGAAAAATAGGAGGTAAGCAAAATGCGTAAATTAGCTATTATATCCTTATCAATTTTTTCAATAGCAGTAGCAAAAGAAGTTAAATTGGAAACACCCCCAGAAAACGTAGGCAAATATTATCCGCCTAAATCAGAAAAATTTGAATTTTTGAACACAATGTATGCAATGTCAACTGCCTTTACCGGCTTAATGACAAATGTGCAAGAAAAAGATTGGAAAAATGCAGAAAAATGGGTAAAAATACTGGAAGAAAATTACATTAAAGTAGGAAAGCTTGTTCCTGAATTTGATAAAGGATTAAGAAAAAATGAGATGACAGCCCTTGTTAATGCAGTAAAAAATAAAGATATGCAAGGTATACAGGAAAATGCTCAAGCTGTTGGTAAAAGCTGTTCCCAATGTCATCAAAAATATATGCTTACTACCAAAATAATATACCATTATCCTTCTTGGAAAATGATAAATATAGATGACCCTATTACAAGAACAGCTTTGGAAACAGAAGATTATATGAAAAAAATGACTGATTCTATGAAAAAATTGAGAGTTTATTTAGATGATAATAAACAAGAAAAAGCAGTTTTGGAAGCAAATAATTTTGCCAAAAGATTAAAAGCTTTATCCCAAAGCTGTTCTGAATGTCATACAAATAAGTTATCAGAGCAGATATATTTTGGCAAAGATATGGATGAAAAATTAAATGCATTAATAAATGCAGTCAAATCCAATAATAAGCAAGAAGTAAACAAAAATTTAAATTGGATATCTGTAAATAACTGCTCAAAATGTCACAATACACACCAAACAACTGCTATAATGAAAGATATACTAACTAAACCATAATATTTTTGATAAAATGTTTTATAGCTAATAATGATTATACAAATATGAAAGGAGAGAAGATGAAAGAAAGTAAAATTTTAATATTTAAAGGGCATCCGGAGAGGTTTCCTACACAAGTAGGAGATACAGTAGATTTTGATAATGTAGAAACTTATATGGAAATTCCTTTTGAGTTTTATTTAGATATGCCGGAGGAAGAAAAAGCTTTTGTTCAAGGATTTAATTATTATATAGATGAAAACTTAAAAGATGCAAGAAGGGAGCTTGCGAAAGCAGCATCAAAAATACCAGAAGCAAAATATATGCTTGCTCTTGTTAATTATTTACTGGGGAAAAAAACAGAAGCAAAAATTCTCCTGACAAATTTTAGCAGTGATTGGAAAAGATTTATTCAAACATGGAGAATTCCTATTCTTGTTGTTCCATTCCAATCCTCAGATAAAAATTTATATATATCAATAGATGAAAAAGGATTAAATGCCTTAAATTATTTATTAGAAGGTAAAACAGCTGAAGAAATAGCTTTTATTCTCGGTTTATAGGAGGAGAAAATGTATAAAGAAATTTTAGTTGGATATGATGGTTCACAAGCAAGTCAAAAAGCTCTTGAAAGGGCTATAGAGATTGCAAAACTTTCTGGAGCAAATCTTCATATCGTTGGTGTTATCAGACCTTTTGAATTTGGAGCAGTTGATATTTATACTATTGAGGAAATAGAAGCTTATGAAAAAGAAGAAATATCAAAAGAAGAAAAATATCTAAAAAATGCTGCAGAATTAGCCAAACAAAACGGATTAGAGCCAAAATTAAAGGTTTTAGAAGGAGAACCGGCAGAAGAGCTTATGAGTTATGCAGATGAAAATGGATGTGATTTAATAGTAGTAGGAAGAAGAGGGGTTGGTGGATTTAAAAGATTGCTTCTTGGAAGCACTGCAAGTAGTTTAGTAAAATATGCAAACCAATCTGTATTGGTTGTAGTTTAATGGATAATATAATAAATGTTATATTTATGCTACCAGCTCTTTTGGTAGCAGTTATTTTTCATGAAGTAGCCCATGGTTATATAGCATATAAATTTGGAGATAATACTGCAAAGTTAGAAGGAAGATTAACTATTAATCCTATCCCACATATTGACCCTCTTGGTTCTATAATACTTCCTGTTTTACTACTTGCAGCAGGCTCTCCGTTTTTATTTGGTTGGGCTAAACCGGTTCCTATAAATCCATTCAATTTTAAAAAAATAGATATAAGAAAAGGAATGGCAATAACAGCTTTAGCCGGTCCAATTACTAACTTTACATTAGCTGTAATTTTTGCATTTTTATTAAAAAGTTTTAAAAATCAAGAGTTTATAGCATCATTAATTTCTATCTTTGGAACCGGCATTATTGAGTCAATAGTATTACCGATATTAATATTCCTTAAATATGCAGTAATGGTAAATCTTATTTTATTTATATTTAATATTCTTCCAATTCCTCCATTAGATGGTGGTAGAGTTATAATGAGTTTGGTATCTCCTGAACTTGAAAGAAAATTAGAACCATTAGAACAATATGGTTTTTTTATAATTATTTTACTTTTATTTCTTGGTATCATAAATAAAATAATTTTTCCAATATATGAATTTTTTATGAATATTCTCATATAAAAAATTTGAAATTTAACTTAATATGGCTTATACTATTATCAAATTCTTAAAAGGAGGTTGCATTATGAAGGTAAAAGTTCAAGTAGACCAAGATTTATGCACAGCTTGTGCACTTTGCTATGATGAAGTGCCGGAAGTGTATGAAGATGCAGGCGATGGTATAGCTAGAGTTAAAGAAGAAGTAGGTGGAGATGGTGCTATTATAGAAGGAGAACTCGCTCAAAGAGTTCTTGAAGTAACTGACGAATGCCCATCCGGTGCATTAGTTACTGAAGTTGTTGAAGAGTAATTTTTTTATAATATAGAGGGGCTTCTTGCCCCTTCTATCACTTAATTTCTACTGCATATCCTTTATCTAATATATTAATTTTAAAGAGTTTCTGATATAAAACCGGTAAATAAGATGGAAAAGAGGTTATTTCTTCATCTATTTCTATATATTTCTTGCCATTCTCAGTAGCTTCTTTTATACTTTTTTCAAAAGAGTTTACCTCTGTCCCTATATTAACAACTTCAAATAATTTTTCCACATCCGGATTATACATTCTTATACAGCCGTGGCTCACTCTCATACCTATACCGAAATCTTTGTTTGTTCCGTGCATTAAAAATGTAGTATTACCTAATCTCATAGCTCTCGTGCCAAGAGGATTATCTTCTCCCGGAGGAAATACATCAGGAAGTTCCGGTTTTTCTTTTTTTATACTTTCAGGAACATACCAAACCGGATCTTTTCTTTTTTCTGAAATTTTGAATGTTCCTATTGGAGATTGGGCTTCATCTGTTCCTATGCCTATTGGAAATGTTATTATATAAGACTGGTTATTAACCAAAACAGGAAAATATAATCTTTTTTCAACAAGATTAATATAAATTGTCTCATATTTATAACTATCTACAGGTAAAATTTTTCTAAAAGGCACAATAACAATTTGTCCTTTTCTTAAATCAAAAGGGTCAATATCCATATTTGCATATTTCATTTCATAATATCCAAGGTCTAATTCTCTTGATAACTCAAATAATGTTTGGTCTTTTTCTACAACATATAGATAAATGTTTCCTATTATTTTTTGGTTTGGCTTTATCTCAAAGGCATTTCTATTTAAAGGAAAATCTACCCCTTTGTAGTTAATATAACTAAATTTTGTGGAATACAACTTATAATTTTTATTCTTCTTTATCAATGATAATAGATAATTATTTTTTTCTTCTTCTTTATATTCTGTAAAAAGCAATGAAGCAATTTGGATAACTTTATATTGGGCATCAATGGAGATATTATCTAAATTTTTTACAAGATTAAACATATTTTCGGTATCAGACATCTTATAATAAGATTTTGCAAGGATTATATATATATAATCTCTTTTATAATCATTTTTGGCAGATTTTGAAAGATATTCCTTAGATTTTTCTATTGCAAGGTTATACATACCATCGGCATAAAAATTTAATACATTATTAAATAATTCTTCTAATTTATCTTTTTCAACTTTTGCCTTTGCTATGCTGAATAAATCTTCTTTTTTTTCTTCTTTTATTGTTTTTTCCTGATTATACAAAGTTCTAAGTATATCATCTACCTCATCAGCATATAAAGTTGTTGATATTAATAAAGTTATAAACAGTTTTTTCATAACCTATTTACTCCTGTATATTTTTTGTATATTTTTGAGGTGGGTTTTATAATCATTACTAAAAAGATGGTATTTTTCTTTGGTTGCTACATAATAAAGATAATCGGTTTTTCTTGGATTTAAAACTGCTTCTAATGAAGATATAGAAAAACTACAAATAGGGGTTGGTGGAACTCCATTTTTTATATAAGTGTTAAAATCTGATTTTATCTGAAGGTCTTTTTTTGTTAGATTGCCGTCCCATTTATTTTCAATATACAAAGCATATATTACCGTCGGGTCTATTTGAAGTGGCATATTCAGTTTTAACCGGTTTAGTATAACTCCGGCAATAATAGGTTTTTCTTCTTCTATTGCTGTTTCTTTTTCTATCATTGAAGCGATAATCATTGCTTGGTAGAAGCTTAATTTTTTTATTCCAAACTCAGAATAACCTTTATTTTCTATTTTTTCTTTATATGGCATATACCTTTTTTTAAATATTTCCAAAAATTTATTTATTATTTCGTCAATATTTTCATTTTTCTTAAATCCGTAAGTTTCCGGTGGAAAATATCCTTCAAAACTTGCCCCTTCTAAATTCCATTTTTTTAGATTTTCTTTATTAAATACATATTTTAAAAATTCATCTTTTTTAATCAGATTATTTTCTTCCAGTTTTTCTGCTATTATAAAAAGATTATCTCCCGGAATTATGGTAACCTTTATCAGTTTTTCTTTTCCAAGATGAATAATATTAAATACATCATTTATAGATAAATTTCCTTGAAACTCATAAAAACCGGCTTTTAAATCTCCTTTTATTAATGAATATAAAAGAAAAATTTGCCAATTGTTTATAACATTTTTATCTTTTAGCAACTTAGCTATTTCTATTTTAGAACTTCCTTTTTTTATCTCTATCTCAATAGGAGTTTTAATGTCATTTTTATCAAAAAATACCTCATAAACTAAATAAAATATAACCACAAAAGATAAAGAGAAAGCTAAAAATATCTTTTTAACCATTTTTTAAATCTTTAGATAATAAATAAGTTTGTAAAATATATGCAGCAGCAAGACTGTCTAATTTTTCTTTTCTTTTTGATTTTTTTGTTGTTTCTTTAAGCTGTTTTTCTGCCAAAGATGTTGTAAATCTCTCATCTACAAAAACAATATCAATATCATTGATATTTTCCTTTATCTTCTGGGCAAACTCTTTTGTATATCTTGCTTGCTCCCCTTCTTCCCCTTTTAATGTTAAAGGTAGTCCTACAACTATTGTGCCAATATTTAGCTGATTAACAAGTGATTTTATTTTTTCTATAGCATTTTCATCATTTTGAATATAATCGGTAGGTGTTATTGATATACCAAATATATCAGAATAAGCAACACCTATCCTTTTTAAACCTATATCTAATGCTAAAACTCTTTTTTTATTTCCTATGCTGATGCTTCTTCTCCTTTTGAAGATATTCCGGCTATTTTATAAAGAGGGCAGAATGTAGTTATACCGGTAAGTATAAGTATTAAACCTACTATAAGGGCTATGATAAAAACGCCTCCTTTTTCTACACCGAAAAATACAAGGATAGAACCAATTAAAACCCTAATAAGAGAATCCCAAAAAGCCATATCGCTTACCTCCTACGAATTTTAAGGTTTTACAATTACGCAACTATAACCTTCTGCTAAATATTTATTATAAACTTGCAAAATATCAGATTTTGAAACTTTGTTTATATTCTTAGTATAGTTAAAATCAGTTTCATATCCCATTCCTATGGTTTCAAACCAGCCAAGATAATAAGCCTGTTTTGCTCTTTTTTGATGTTCTAATAAAAAAGTCCCTACTATCTTTTCTTTTGATATATTTATCTCTTCATCAGTTACACCTTCTTTTACAGATGATATAACTTTTACCATTTCTTCTTTTGCATTTTCGGTATTCTTAGGGTCTGTGCCGATGTATGCTATAAATGTTCCTATATTAATTCTTGTAGGAAATACTGAACCAACTGCATAAGCATATCCTTTCTTTTCTCTTACTTCTTGAAATAATCTTGATGTAAATCCGGCTCCTAAAATTCCATTTAAAACTTTCATGCTGTAAAAATCTTTTCCTTCTTTAACGGTCGGAGAGTTATATGCAAGAAGTATAGTTGTTTGGGCTCCTTCCCTTTGTAAGATTTTACATTCGGAAGTTGGTATTTTTTTATTATAAACCGGATATTTAAAATCTGTTTTTAAAGGGATATTTGCAAATGTATCTTTTAGCTTTTTCTCAACTTTTTTGTATGGTAAATCTCCTACAATTGAGATTACAAATCTGGAAGAGTCTAAAATTTGGTTCCATCTGTCTTTTATATCTTGGATAGTTATATTATTTATATCTTTTTCTTCACCAAGAACAGAGTATTGATAAGGGGTATCTTTATAAATTATTTTTCTAAGTTCATCAAAAGCATAAGAAAATCCTTCTTCTTGTTTTGCTTTTATTTGGGCTATTGTATTTTGTTTTTCTTGCTGTAGTTTATCTTCCGGAAATAAAGGATTAAATAATAAATCTTTTATAACCGATATTCCTTTATCAAAATCTTCTACTTTTAGTGCAAAATCTATCTCTATATAATCTTCCGAGGCAGAGGCAGATATATATCCCCCACTATCTTCAAATATTTTATTTAGCTGAAATTGAGAGTAATCCTTAGAGCCTTTTAAAAGCATTCTTACAGCTAAATTTGTTAATCCTTTTTTATCTTGTGGGTCTTCTATGCTACCTCCTTTTATAAATATAGAGCCGGCAATTATTCCCTTTCCGGAAGTTTCTTTATAAAGAATGGTAACTTTATTTGGATAAATATGTTTTATCACCTTATTTCCTCCGGTTTTTCCGTATACATTCTTGCCATTTATGATAATGGAAAAAGTAATAAATAAAATAATTAACAATCTTTTCATTTTGATATTACTCACCTCTTACAGCAGACATAACTTTTTCATCAAGCTCTGCCATTTTTAATATTTTGCCTGTATGGGCAAAAGGAATTGTTCCTGTTATTGTTGAGCCGGGGAATAAAGAATTTTCAACTTTATCAATCTTTAACTCAAATACAGAAACATCAAAAGGAACACCTTCTATTTTGCTTATTATCTCTTTTGCATTGCCATAACAGGTTAATGATTTATCCGGTGCAAAAATCTGAATTGCAACTTTTCCGGTTTCTCTGATATTTTCAGATGTTTTAGCTTTGGAGCTAACAGCAAATCTTAATGTATTTTCATTTACAGGATAAATCCAAGTTATAAATGTAATATGCTGATTTGCCTGTGCATCTACCGTACCAATCACTACCGGAAAAACTCCAAGATTTTTCATTAAATCTATAACATCTTTTGGTAACATAATTAAATCCTCCTATTTTTTTATTTTAAATCTTATCATATCAATTATTTACAACAATGATTTTTATTACAAATCTTAAAACATCTTTTTAAACTCTTCTACTATTTTTTGAGCCATATCTAAATTTGGAACGCCTCCTTGGGCTATATCTGGCTTTCCACCACCGCTTCCTGATACTGCTGAGGCTATTTTTTTAACTAAATCTCCGGCTTTATATCTATCAGTTAAATTTTTTGATACTGAAACTATAAAATTAACTTTTCTTTTTTCTAAATCCTTTGCTATAAGAAGGATTATAATCTTTTCATATCTTTGTTTTATTATATCTGATATTTCCCTTAATTCTTCCGGTGTTATATTCTCTGCTTCAAATATTGCCAATTTAAAATCTTCTTTTTCTTCAATTTTTATATTTTTGTCAAGATTTTCTATTATTAATTTTTTCTTTAATCTGTTTATCTCTTGCTCTTTTTCTTTTAAGTCTGATAGAAGTTTATTTATTCTAAGTAGTATATCTTCTTCTTTTGCTCCGAGGATTTTTGTTATATCTTTTAATAGGAAATGTTCTATTAATCCTTTTTCTACTGCTTTTCTGCCGGCTACTGCTTCTATTCTTCGTGTTCCGGAAGCAACTGAACTTTCAGATATTATTTTAAAATATCCTATATCTCCGGTTCTTTTTACATGGGTTCCACCACAAAGCTCTTTTGAAAATGTTGTTGATATTACCCTTACAACATCAGAATATTTTTCTTCAAATATAGCAATTGCACCGGTTTTAAGTGCTTCTTCATATTTCATTTCTTGACAGGTGACCGGCTCATTTTTCATTATTTCATTATTTACAAGCTCTTCTATCATCTTTATTTGCTCATCTGATAAGCTTTCATAATGGGTAAAATCAAATCTAAGATATTCATTTGAAACAAGGGAGCCTGCTTGTTTTACATGTTCTCCGAGAATATTTCTAAGGGCTGCATGTAATAAATGGGTAGCAGTATGATGTCTTGCTATATCTTCTCTTCTTTTTTCATCTATTTTTGCTTTTACGATACTATCTTTTGTTAATTTTCCAAATAATACTTTTCCTTTATGGATTATTAATCCTTCTACTGGTGTTTGTGTATCTATTACTTCAAATAGAAAATTGTCCCCTTCTATTATTCCGGTATCTCCTATTTGACCGCCTTTTTCAGGATAAAATGGTGTCTTATCTAAGATTATCTCTCCTTCTTCATTTTCATTTAAATACTGGGCTTCATTATCTTCTTTTATTATGGCTAATATTTTTGCATCTATAACTTCCGGCGTTTCATATCCGAGAAATTCATTTTCAGGCAATCTATTTCTAAGAGCTAAATATATTGGTTTTATCTGTTTTGCACCGGTTTTAAATGCTTTTCTTGCTTTTTCTCTTTGTTCTTCAAGATATTTTTCAAATTCTGCAATATCTGTTCCAAAATTTTCATCTCTTGCAATATCTTCTATCAAATCAATTGGAAATCCATAAGTATCATATAACATAAACATCTCTTTTCCGGTTATATGTTTTCTTCCTTCTTTTTTTGCATTTTCTATTATCTGATAAAGAATATCCATTCCTCTTTTTAAGGTGTTTATAAATCTTTCTTCTTCTGATTTAACAACTGCTTTTATAAATGCTCTGTTTCCTATTAATTCAGGATAGGCATTTTTCATTTTGTCAACTACTACATCAACTCCTTCATATAAAAAAGGCTTCTCTATTCCGAGGTTTTTACCATATCTTAAAGCTCTTCTTAATATTCTTCTTAAAACATATCCTCTGCCTTCATTTGAAGGAAAAACTCCATCTGATATTAAAAAGGTAATAGCCCTAAGATGGTCTGCTATAACTCTCATAGCAATATCATCTTTTTCATTTTTGCCATACTCTTTGTTTGATATATTTTCTGCAAAATTTATAATTGGTTTAAATAAATCTGTATCGTAATTGCTATCTACCTGTTGTAAAACTGATGTTATTCTTTCAAGTCCCATTCCGGTATCTATGCTTGGTTTTGCAAGTGGAATTAAAGTTCCATCCGGTTGCCTATTATACTGCATAAATACAAGGTTCCAGATTTCTAAATATCTAAAATCATCATCTGCTCCAAGCTCCGGATTACCGTATTTTTCTCCTCTATCGTAATATATCTCAGAGCAAGGCCCACATGGCCCCGTATCTCCCATAGACCAAAAATTATCTTTTACTCCAAGTCTTTTTATTTTCCATTCAGGAAGCCCTATAACTTTATTCCATATTTCAAAAGCTTCATCATCTTCTTCAAATACTGAAACATAAAGTTTTTCGGTAGGAATATTTAGATGCTCAGTTAAAAATTCCCAAGCAAATATTATTGCTTCTTTTTTAAAATAATCTCCAAATGAAAAATTACCAAGCATTTCAAAAAATGTATGATGTCTTGGTGTATATCCTACATTATCTAAATCATTATGTTTTCCGGAAACTCTAAACACTTTCTGGCAGGAAGTAGCCCTTTTATAAGGTTTTTCTTCAAGCCCGAGAAACACATTTTTAAAAGGAACCATACCTGCATTTACAAAAAGTAATGTAGGGTCTGTTTCCGGTATAATAGAAGCAGATTTTACCCTTGTATGTCCTTTTGTTTCAAAATATCTCAAAAATGCTTCTCTTATCTCATCACTACTCATATATTTCATATCTAAACCTCATTAGAAAAATTTCAGAAGATATTATAATATATAGTTGAAGATATAAAAAGATGGAAAGTTTAGTTAGATAATTTAAGAGAAGGTGGCATTATTGCCACCTTTACGGGATTTTTATTTAAATCTTGATGCTTTTTTAGTGAAATCTTCCCAGTTTTCCGGATTAAATGGAGATATTTCTCTTAATCTGGCTATTACTTTTGGATATTCTTCTATTATATAATCTATATCTTCTTCTGTGTTTTCTCTACCGAGTGAAAATACAATAGAACCGTTAGATAACTCTTTCTCTACACCTATTGAGGCAAGAACATGGGATTGTTTTAATGCATAAGATACACAGGCAGAACCGGAAGCAGTATATGTTTTTTTGATATTAAGCATTAGAAGCATTGCTTCACCTTCTATATATTTAACTATAAGGGATAGATGGTTTGGTAATCTTTTTTCCGGATGACCTGTAAAAAGTATATGTGGAATTCTTTCTTCTATTCCTCTTTTTAATTTATCTCTAAGATAAGAAAGTCTATTTACCCTATCATCCATCTCTTTAATTGCAAGTTCTGCTGCTGCCCCCATTCCTACTATACCAGGAACATTTTCTGTGCCGGCTCTTCTTCCACCTTCCTGTATTCCACCTTCTATTAAAGGTTTTAATCTTATACCTTTTTTAACATATAATCCACCAACTCCTTTTGGTGCATAAAAATAATGACCGGTAAAAGATGCCATATCTAATCCCCAACCTTCAACATCTACAGGTGTATGTCCTACTGCTGCTGCTATATCACTATGGACAACAACTCTTGGATTTTTTTCTTTAACTGCTGCAACGATTGCAGGCATATCTTGTAATATTCCTATTTCTCTATTGGCATATCCTATGGATACAAGGATTGTATCTTCTCTAACTGCATCTGCCACTTTTTGAGGGTCAATTATTCCGTAATTATCCGGCTGAATTTCTGTAATTTCAAAACCTTCTTTTTCCAAGGTTTTACAAGAATGTAAAATAGAGTGATGCTCTATGGCAGATACAATTATATGTTTTCCTCTTCTACCGGGAGCTTTTGCAAATCCTTTTATTGCAAGATTGTTAGCTTCTATTGCTCCTGATGTGAAAACTATATCATCCGGATTTGAAACATTTAAAAGCTCTGCAACCTGTTCTCTGGCTTTATTTATAGCTTTTTTCGCTTCAATACCCATCTCATGTAAAGATGTTGGATTTCCGAACTTTTCTTTAAAATAAGGCATCATCGCCTCTATTGCTTCATCACAAACCGGAGTTGTTGCCAAATGGTCTACATATATTCTTCTCATCTTAATCACCTCTTATTTAGTTGTTAATTCTTTTATTACATTTTGTGCTATATTCATAAATGCTTTTGCAGTTTCGGAGTCAGGCATCGCCATAACATAAGGAATACCTAAATCTGAAAATTCTGCAACTTTTGGCTCTATCGGAACTCTTCCAAGAAGATTTACACCATAATTTTTTGCAACTTCTTCTGTTTTACTTTTTCCAAATATCTCATATACTTTGCCTGTATCAGGTGCTACAAAGTAGCTCATATTTTCTACTATACCCAATATAGGTATTTGGACTTCGTTAAACATCTGAATACCTTTTCTTACATCTATAAGAGCAACATCTTGAGGAGTTGTTACTATTACTGCTCCATCTATTTCTGCTGTTTGTCCAAGGGTTATCTGGACATCACCGGTTCCCGGTGGTAAATCTATAACAAGAAAATCTAACTCTTCTTCTCCCCAATCTACATCAAATAAAAACTGAGTCAATGCTTTAAATAATACTGGACCTCTCCATATAACCGGTGTATCTTCTGATGGAAGTAAAAATCCTATGGACATAACTTTTATACCGTGGCTTTCAGGAGCTATAATAACATCTCCTTGAGGAGTTTGTCTTGCCATAACTTTTTTATCTTTG
This region of Venenivibrio stagnispumantis genomic DNA includes:
- a CDS encoding SPFH domain-containing protein, encoding MEVILIFLIIFIVFLIINGVKVVPQKEAWVVERFGKYNRTLEAGLNFIIPFIDYVRAKVSLKEQVIEIPPQEVITKDNVLVSIDTVCYFTIIDPVAATYNIERLVYAIIQTVQTNLRDIVGSMELDEILSSREKINAKIKESLQGASKSWGVLINRVEVKEIKPPKNIADAMSMLIEADRKKRAMILEAEGKRRSQELEAEGFKLAKMQEAEAIERIGQAQANAVRSVREAVNDPQLAGLLLLGDNYIKALEELSKSNNSKIIVLPASVEGLLNLIGKDKRE
- a CDS encoding NfeD family protein, with protein sequence MEKYQLFIVLGILLIIIDSFILSFFLIPIGVGFITGGIFYYFYPEIFGFFIGFLIGVIPATYFSIKYSKKLKNKVSDIRELIGKEGYVVRQIDEFTYLVRFPMGVGGEELWNGYSEEKLNFGDKVKVIKIEGNKIIVKKEKTD
- a CDS encoding cytochrome c — encoded protein: MRKLAIISLSIFSIAVAKEVKLETPPENVGKYYPPKSEKFEFLNTMYAMSTAFTGLMTNVQEKDWKNAEKWVKILEENYIKVGKLVPEFDKGLRKNEMTALVNAVKNKDMQGIQENAQAVGKSCSQCHQKYMLTTKIIYHYPSWKMINIDDPITRTALETEDYMKKMTDSMKKLRVYLDDNKQEKAVLEANNFAKRLKALSQSCSECHTNKLSEQIYFGKDMDEKLNALINAVKSNNKQEVNKNLNWISVNNCSKCHNTHQTTAIMKDILTKP
- a CDS encoding universal stress protein, with translation MYKEILVGYDGSQASQKALERAIEIAKLSGANLHIVGVIRPFEFGAVDIYTIEEIEAYEKEEISKEEKYLKNAAELAKQNGLEPKLKVLEGEPAEELMSYADENGCDLIVVGRRGVGGFKRLLLGSTASSLVKYANQSVLVVV
- a CDS encoding site-2 protease family protein → MDNIINVIFMLPALLVAVIFHEVAHGYIAYKFGDNTAKLEGRLTINPIPHIDPLGSIILPVLLLAAGSPFLFGWAKPVPINPFNFKKIDIRKGMAITALAGPITNFTLAVIFAFLLKSFKNQEFIASLISIFGTGIIESIVLPILIFLKYAVMVNLILFIFNILPIPPLDGGRVIMSLVSPELERKLEPLEQYGFFIIILLLFLGIINKIIFPIYEFFMNILI
- a CDS encoding ferredoxin gives rise to the protein MKVKVQVDQDLCTACALCYDEVPEVYEDAGDGIARVKEEVGGDGAIIEGELAQRVLEVTDECPSGALVTEVVEE
- a CDS encoding L,D-transpeptidase; the protein is MKKLFITLLISTTLYADEVDDILRTLYNQEKTIKEEKKEDLFSIAKAKVEKDKLEELFNNVLNFYADGMYNLAIEKSKEYLSKSAKNDYKRDYIYIILAKSYYKMSDTENMFNLVKNLDNISIDAQYKVIQIASLLFTEYKEEEKNNYLLSLIKKNKNYKLYSTKFSYINYKGVDFPLNRNAFEIKPNQKIIGNIYLYVVEKDQTLFELSRELDLGYYEMKYANMDIDPFDLRKGQIVIVPFRKILPVDSYKYETIYINLVEKRLYFPVLVNNQSYIITFPIGIGTDEAQSPIGTFKISEKRKDPVWYVPESIKKEKPELPDVFPPGEDNPLGTRAMRLGNTTFLMHGTNKDFGIGMRVSHGCIRMYNPDVEKLFEVVNIGTEVNSFEKSIKEATENGKKYIEIDEEITSFPSYLPVLYQKLFKINILDKGYAVEIK
- the mltG gene encoding endolytic transglycosylase MltG — translated: MVKKIFLAFSLSFVVIFYLVYEVFFDKNDIKTPIEIEIKKGSSKIEIAKLLKDKNVINNWQIFLLYSLIKGDLKAGFYEFQGNLSINDVFNIIHLGKEKLIKVTIIPGDNLFIIAEKLEENNLIKKDEFLKYVFNKENLKKWNLEGASFEGYFPPETYGFKKNENIDEIINKFLEIFKKRYMPYKEKIENKGYSEFGIKKLSFYQAMIIASMIEKETAIEEEKPIIAGVILNRLKLNMPLQIDPTVIYALYIENKWDGNLTKKDLQIKSDFNTYIKNGVPPTPICSFSISSLEAVLNPRKTDYLYYVATKEKYHLFSNDYKTHLKNIQKIYRSK